A DNA window from bacterium contains the following coding sequences:
- a CDS encoding nitroreductase family protein, with protein sequence ELCGKQNFISAAPVNLLFCIDWHRIERWAKLEAAPFTATSSFRHFWISFQDTIICAQNICTAADSLGLGSVYVGTVLESFLEIKELFQLPKGVFPVVLLSLGYPESRALSRQKLGVDVIVHNERYHEITDQKLVDVFNEKYYGLKMKITEEQLNTIASVAREVHGEGFAKKCVEQIRKNGYINWAQRYFGLHYPANYMPKGNDIYMKLMEEFGFNWFKKYYPLEDKEK encoded by the coding sequence CTGAACTTTGCGGAAAGCAAAATTTTATATCTGCAGCTCCTGTAAATTTGCTATTTTGTATCGATTGGCATCGTATTGAAAGATGGGCCAAGCTTGAAGCAGCTCCATTTACTGCTACCAGTTCTTTTCGCCATTTTTGGATATCTTTTCAGGATACAATTATTTGTGCGCAAAATATCTGTACTGCTGCAGATTCGTTAGGATTAGGTTCAGTTTATGTTGGCACTGTTCTTGAATCTTTTCTCGAAATTAAGGAGCTGTTTCAGCTACCGAAGGGTGTATTTCCCGTTGTACTGCTTTCACTTGGGTATCCTGAGAGCAGAGCTCTTTCAAGGCAAAAACTTGGCGTAGATGTGATTGTCCATAATGAAAGATACCATGAAATAACAGACCAAAAACTTGTAGATGTTTTTAACGAAAAGTATTATGGTTTGAAAATGAAAATAACCGAGGAACAACTCAACACAATTGCAAGTGTTGCCAGAGAAGTTCATGGCGAAGGGTTTGCTAAAAAGTGCGTAGAGCAGATTAGAAAAAATGGATATATAAATTGGGCGCAGCGGTATTTTGGTCTTCATTATCCTGCCAATTATATGCCGAAAGGTAACGATATCTACATGAAATTAATGGAAGAGTTTGGATTCAATTGGTTTAAGAAATATTATCCACTTGAAGATAAAGAAAAATAA